One part of the Vogesella sp. LIG4 genome encodes these proteins:
- a CDS encoding PLP-dependent aminotransferase family protein has protein sequence MSTATLYQQLADDLSSAINLGTLPPGSRLPSVRKTASSRQLSLNTVVAAYRVLEDRGLIEARPQSGYYVRSRLPSPARGASHRPGPARGTDGAVLDLIGAALKAQQTPGYIDMALACPRGGDFYPSARLARLMGQVLRKQPGLVGNYALPPGSERLRTQIARRGLELGMALQADNIILTHGAMEALQLALRAITRPGDTVGIESPTYFNLLPLFNSLGLKAVEIPTDPQHGLALDALELLLQEKRLNAIIAMPNVHNPLGCSMPTDNKKRLAALVNRHRVPLIEDALYAELQFGDALQPAVKAFDQDGWVLVCASYTKTLAPDFRVGWLEGGRFGEEIKKLKFASSIAEPLVLCETLGTFLESGGYDHHLRALKRRYALHVDKVRALIAEHFPPGTHATTPSGGFLIWVELPEDYDTVALFHAAIAERISISPGPLYSPSGRYRNALRLSCCQPLDERYVGALQRLGELARSARVRRAQT, from the coding sequence ATGAGCACCGCCACCCTGTACCAGCAGCTAGCCGATGACCTGTCCTCCGCCATCAACCTGGGCACCCTGCCACCCGGCTCGCGCCTGCCCTCGGTGCGCAAGACCGCCAGCAGCCGCCAGCTGTCGCTCAACACCGTGGTGGCCGCCTACCGCGTGCTGGAAGACCGCGGCCTGATCGAGGCGCGGCCGCAAAGCGGCTACTACGTGCGCTCGCGGCTGCCGTCGCCGGCGCGCGGCGCCAGCCACCGCCCCGGCCCGGCACGCGGCACCGACGGCGCAGTGCTGGATCTGATCGGCGCGGCATTGAAGGCGCAGCAGACACCGGGCTACATCGACATGGCACTGGCCTGCCCGCGCGGCGGCGACTTCTACCCCTCCGCCCGGCTGGCGCGGCTGATGGGCCAGGTGCTACGCAAACAGCCGGGGCTGGTGGGCAACTACGCGCTGCCGCCGGGCTCGGAACGGCTGCGCACCCAGATCGCCCGCCGCGGGCTGGAGCTGGGCATGGCGCTGCAGGCCGACAACATCATCCTCACCCACGGCGCCATGGAGGCACTGCAGCTGGCGTTGCGCGCCATCACCCGCCCCGGCGACACCGTGGGCATCGAATCGCCCACCTACTTCAACCTGCTGCCGCTGTTCAACAGCCTGGGGCTGAAGGCGGTGGAGATTCCCACCGACCCGCAGCACGGCCTGGCGCTGGACGCGCTGGAACTGCTGCTGCAGGAAAAGCGCCTCAACGCCATCATCGCCATGCCCAATGTGCACAACCCGCTGGGTTGCAGCATGCCCACCGACAACAAGAAAAGGTTGGCCGCACTGGTGAACCGCCACCGCGTGCCGCTGATCGAGGACGCGCTGTATGCCGAGCTGCAGTTCGGCGACGCACTGCAGCCGGCGGTGAAGGCTTTCGACCAGGACGGCTGGGTACTGGTCTGCGCCAGCTACACCAAGACGCTGGCGCCGGACTTCCGCGTCGGCTGGCTGGAAGGCGGCCGCTTTGGCGAGGAGATCAAGAAGCTGAAGTTCGCCAGCTCCATCGCCGAGCCGCTGGTGCTGTGCGAAACGCTGGGCACCTTCCTGGAATCCGGCGGCTACGACCACCACCTGCGCGCGCTCAAGCGCCGCTACGCGCTGCACGTGGACAAGGTGCGCGCGCTGATCGCCGAGCACTTCCCGCCCGGCACCCACGCCACCACCCCCAGCGGCGGCTTCCTGATCTGGGTGGAGCTGCCGGAGGACTACGACACGGTGGCGCTGTTCCACGCCGCCATCGCCGAGCGCATCAGCATCTCGCCCGGCCCGCTGTACTCGCCAAGCGGCCGCTACCGCAATGCGCTGCGGCTGTCCTGCTGCCAGCCGCTGGACGAGCGCTATGTTGGCGCACTGCAGCGGCTGGGCGAACTGGCGCGCAGTGCACGGGT
- a CDS encoding LysE family translocator, whose amino-acid sequence MLSWPLLSYVALMSVTPGPNNLMLAASGVNFGWRRTVPHMLGISGGHGLQILLVSLLLGWVLALLEQGRLWLALAGCSYLFWLSWQVWRAGAPQGRQAGKPLGFIGAAAFQWVNPKAWVMVVNTSVLFLPHDATAGHSLLLALICAMVNLPCIAVWAGMGDALRHHLARERVRLWFNGVMATAMAATAGYLLWDELLLAGVW is encoded by the coding sequence ATGCTGAGCTGGCCATTACTGAGTTATGTCGCGCTGATGTCCGTTACCCCCGGCCCCAATAACCTGATGTTGGCCGCATCCGGAGTCAATTTCGGCTGGCGCCGCACCGTGCCGCACATGCTGGGCATTTCCGGCGGCCACGGTTTGCAGATCCTGCTGGTGTCGCTGCTGCTGGGCTGGGTGCTGGCGCTGCTGGAACAGGGGCGGCTGTGGCTGGCGCTGGCCGGCTGTAGCTACCTGTTCTGGCTGTCGTGGCAGGTATGGCGCGCCGGTGCGCCGCAGGGGCGGCAGGCGGGCAAGCCGCTGGGCTTCATCGGTGCGGCGGCGTTCCAGTGGGTGAATCCCAAGGCCTGGGTGATGGTGGTGAATACCAGTGTGCTGTTCCTGCCGCACGATGCCACCGCCGGACATTCGCTGCTGCTGGCACTGATCTGCGCCATGGTGAACCTGCCGTGCATCGCGGTGTGGGCCGGCATGGGTGACGCGCTGCGCCACCACCTGGCGCGCGAGCGGGTGCGGCTGTGGTTCAATGGCGTGATGGCCACGGCGATGGCGGCGACTGCCGGCTACCTGCTGTGGGATGAACTGTTGCTGGCGGGGGTATGGTGA
- a CDS encoding aspartate/glutamate racemase family protein, which translates to MRYLGLLGGMSWESTLHYYQLINEGVRARLGGLHSAPLLLHSVDFAPVAARQRAGEWQALGTQLAAAAQGLQQAGAGALLLCTNTMHKVAPAIEAAVDVPLLHIADPTIAALQAAGVQRVGLLGTRFTMDEAFYRDRLAAAGLQVLLPDEAGRSEVHRVIFDELCLGRVLPASRTAYQREIAAMQAAGAQAVILGCTEIGMLLGADDSPLPLFDTTALHAAAAVAWLTAGATY; encoded by the coding sequence ATGCGTTATCTGGGGCTGCTGGGCGGCATGAGCTGGGAATCGACACTGCATTACTACCAGCTGATCAACGAAGGCGTGCGCGCACGCCTTGGCGGGTTGCACTCGGCGCCGCTGCTGCTGCACAGCGTGGATTTCGCCCCGGTGGCCGCGCGGCAGCGCGCCGGGGAATGGCAGGCGCTGGGCACGCAGCTGGCGGCCGCCGCGCAGGGGCTGCAGCAGGCCGGGGCCGGGGCGCTGCTGCTGTGTACCAATACCATGCACAAGGTGGCGCCGGCCATCGAGGCGGCGGTGGATGTGCCGCTGCTGCACATTGCCGACCCGACCATTGCCGCGCTGCAGGCCGCCGGCGTGCAGCGCGTGGGCCTGCTCGGCACCCGCTTCACCATGGACGAGGCGTTCTACCGCGACAGGTTGGCCGCAGCCGGTTTGCAGGTGCTGTTGCCGGACGAAGCCGGCCGCAGCGAGGTACATCGGGTGATCTTCGACGAGCTGTGCCTGGGCCGGGTGCTGCCGGCCTCGCGCACGGCTTACCAGCGGGAGATCGCCGCCATGCAGGCGGCTGGTGCGCAGGCGGTGATCCTGGGCTGCACCGAGATCGGCATGCTGCTGGGCGCGGACGACAGCCCGCTGCCGCTGTTCGACACCACCGCGCTGCACGCGGCGGCAGCGGTGGCGTGGCTCACCGCCGGCGCCACTTATTGA
- a CDS encoding ABC transporter substrate-binding protein: MSKICWGTVLAMVLAGAAQAQTVTVCAERWVPFVYRDDNGEVKGLGAEVLQQVARQHDATVHFQFLSMSGCYKQAAAGRADVVAFATARETPAGWLQNQRPLVYWPLHAWVSSTLPEQRYHELQQFAGLRVAWVPSYDYPQPLVKQTHWRRVEAPDTQASFTMLAGGRVDVVFDDYQATQDIARQLGGRVKRLEGLVASHHETFSIRPGLEWLRDGIEQEAARLAENGTLEQFYLQYFRVSWGQVLAVPH, from the coding sequence GTGAGCAAGATCTGTTGGGGCACCGTGCTGGCCATGGTGCTGGCCGGTGCGGCACAGGCACAGACCGTGACGGTTTGTGCCGAGCGCTGGGTGCCGTTTGTCTACCGCGACGACAATGGCGAAGTGAAGGGCCTGGGCGCCGAGGTGCTGCAGCAGGTAGCCCGGCAGCACGATGCCACCGTGCACTTCCAGTTCCTGTCCATGAGTGGCTGCTACAAGCAGGCCGCCGCCGGGCGCGCCGATGTGGTGGCTTTTGCCACGGCGCGGGAAACCCCGGCGGGCTGGCTGCAGAACCAGCGGCCGCTGGTGTACTGGCCGCTGCATGCCTGGGTGTCGTCCACGCTGCCGGAACAGCGCTATCACGAGTTGCAGCAGTTCGCCGGCCTGCGCGTGGCCTGGGTGCCGTCCTACGATTATCCGCAGCCGCTGGTGAAGCAGACGCATTGGCGCCGGGTGGAGGCGCCGGATACCCAGGCCTCATTCACCATGCTGGCCGGCGGCCGGGTGGACGTGGTGTTCGATGACTACCAGGCCACGCAGGACATCGCCCGCCAGCTCGGCGGCCGGGTCAAGCGGCTGGAAGGGCTGGTGGCCAGCCACCATGAAACGTTCAGCATTCGCCCCGGGCTGGAGTGGCTGCGCGACGGCATCGAGCAGGAGGCCGCCAGGCTGGCCGAGAACGGCACGCTGGAGCAGTTCTACCTGCAGTATTTCCGCGTCAGCTGGGGGCAGGTGCTGGCGGTGCCGCACTGA
- a CDS encoding TIGR03862 family flavoprotein: protein MSPTPSPRAIVIGGGPAGLMAAELLLQHGLQVELFDAMPSVGRKFLLAGVGGMNITHSEPRAPFLARYGLRERELTPIVDAFDADALRSWVHGLGIETFVGSSGKVFPTAMKAAPLLRAWLARLREAGLQLHVRHRWLGWDDAGRLRFATPAGEVLREHAPTVLALGGGSWAKLGSDGRWLPLLTAKGVDAAPLQAANCGFVCGWSEHFAAKFAGSPLKNVALGFEDVHGQPLSRRGEMVLTQDGIEGNLVYGFAAAIRERINRDGSASVQLDLAPDRDLERLRSELQRGRGAASLSNHLRKQCGIDGARAGLLRELLDKESFNDMARLAAAIKALPLTLRAARPIDEAISTAGGVRFEALDENLMLTALPGVFCAGEMLDWEAPTGGYLLTACFASGRAAAQGLLAWLARA from the coding sequence ATGTCCCCTACTCCTTCTCCACGCGCCATCGTCATCGGTGGCGGCCCGGCCGGCCTGATGGCCGCCGAGCTGCTGTTGCAGCACGGACTGCAGGTCGAACTGTTCGACGCCATGCCCTCGGTTGGCCGCAAGTTCCTGCTGGCCGGCGTGGGCGGCATGAACATTACCCACAGCGAGCCGCGGGCGCCGTTCCTGGCGCGCTACGGCCTGCGCGAACGCGAACTGACGCCCATCGTCGATGCCTTCGATGCCGATGCGCTGCGCAGCTGGGTACATGGCCTCGGCATCGAGACTTTCGTCGGCAGCTCCGGCAAGGTGTTTCCCACCGCCATGAAGGCGGCGCCGCTGCTGCGCGCCTGGCTGGCGCGGCTGCGCGAGGCCGGTCTGCAGCTGCACGTGCGCCACCGCTGGCTGGGCTGGGACGATGCCGGCCGGCTGCGCTTTGCCACCCCGGCGGGTGAAGTGCTGCGCGAGCACGCCCCCACCGTGCTGGCGCTGGGTGGCGGCAGCTGGGCAAAACTGGGCTCGGATGGCCGCTGGCTGCCGCTGCTGACGGCCAAAGGCGTGGATGCCGCACCGCTGCAGGCGGCCAACTGCGGCTTTGTCTGCGGCTGGAGCGAGCACTTTGCCGCCAAGTTTGCCGGCAGCCCGCTGAAGAACGTGGCGCTGGGTTTCGAAGATGTGCACGGCCAGCCCTTGAGCCGCCGCGGCGAGATGGTGCTGACGCAGGACGGCATCGAGGGCAACCTGGTATACGGCTTTGCCGCCGCCATCCGCGAGCGCATCAACCGCGACGGCAGCGCCAGCGTGCAGCTGGACCTGGCGCCGGACCGCGATCTGGAACGGCTGCGCAGCGAACTGCAGCGCGGCCGCGGCGCGGCATCGCTCTCCAACCACCTGCGCAAGCAATGCGGCATCGACGGCGCCCGCGCCGGCCTGCTGCGCGAGCTGCTGGACAAGGAAAGCTTCAACGATATGGCGCGCCTGGCCGCCGCCATCAAGGCGCTGCCGCTGACGTTGCGCGCTGCGCGCCCCATCGACGAAGCCATCAGCACCGCCGGCGGCGTGCGCTTCGAGGCGCTGGACGAAAACCTGATGCTGACGGCACTGCCCGGCGTGTTCTGTGCCGGCGAGATGCTGGACTGGGAAGCGCCCACCGGCGGCTACCTGCTCACCGCCTGTTTTGCCAGCGGCCGCGCCGCGGCGCAGGGGCTGCTGGCCTGGCTGGCACGCGCCTAA
- a CDS encoding NUDIX domain-containing protein has protein sequence MSVVSERNSYEYQLSPTLPRRATAIIELPDGVLVTASQTGRFCLPGGASQRGELRSQALLRHIREQTGLRINSMLYLFDHVTQHNAHKVYLAIAQGVPRLQEAGSRMTLITSPDTEMDVHVESRAILRRYAKVRGEQGAKSEAVRAMLQLARYIAKVE, from the coding sequence ATGTCAGTGGTATCGGAAAGAAATAGTTATGAATACCAGTTGTCGCCCACGCTGCCGCGCCGGGCGACCGCCATTATCGAGCTGCCGGACGGCGTACTGGTGACAGCCAGCCAGACCGGGCGCTTCTGTCTGCCTGGCGGCGCCTCGCAGCGCGGTGAGCTGCGCTCGCAGGCACTGCTGCGCCATATCCGCGAGCAGACCGGGCTGCGCATCAATTCCATGCTCTACCTGTTCGACCACGTTACCCAGCACAATGCGCACAAGGTCTACCTGGCGATTGCCCAAGGCGTGCCCAGGCTGCAGGAGGCCGGCAGCCGCATGACGCTGATCACTTCGCCGGATACCGAGATGGACGTGCACGTGGAATCGCGCGCCATCCTGCGCCGCTATGCCAAGGTGCGTGGCGAGCAGGGCGCCAAGAGCGAGGCGGTGCGCGCCATGCTGCAGCTGGCGCGCTATATCGCCAAGGTGGAATGA
- a CDS encoding thioredoxin family protein produces the protein MSTALAADARWRPLDEFGFDAALVAQPGISLVMFGQPHCGACHGWRRQLPHWLEDGIALFYVDVAVASALARRFELFHLPDFALYRDGAFHCMWRSAFSRAEVGRKLQAALQAPAQEEP, from the coding sequence ATGAGTACCGCGCTGGCCGCGGATGCACGCTGGCGCCCGCTGGACGAATTCGGCTTCGATGCCGCGCTGGTAGCGCAGCCGGGCATCAGCCTGGTGATGTTCGGCCAGCCGCACTGCGGTGCCTGCCATGGCTGGCGTAGGCAGCTGCCGCACTGGCTGGAAGACGGCATTGCGCTGTTCTACGTGGACGTGGCGGTGGCCAGCGCACTGGCGCGGCGCTTCGAACTGTTCCATCTGCCGGATTTTGCGCTGTACCGCGATGGCGCGTTCCACTGCATGTGGCGCAGCGCCTTCAGCCGCGCCGAGGTTGGCCGCAAGCTGCAGGCCGCACTGCAGGCGCCGGCGCAGGAAGAACCCTGA
- the purU gene encoding formyltetrahydrofolate deformylase, producing MSNRHSATLLVSCPDSQGLVAAIANFLLTYNANIQHADQHQDPVEGLFLMRVQWDLAGFSLPMENFAAAFAPIAEKYHMQWEVSLSVRKPRMAIFVSKYEHCLVDLLHRWSIGELDCDIPLIISNHDDCRRLAEYHGIPYHVISVNKDNKEQAEAEQWALLEAAEVDLIVLARYMQVLSHKFVERYPHRVINIHHSFLPAFDGAKPYHRAFARGVKLIGATSHYVTEILDDGPIIEQEVTRISHRDDVEDLIQKGRDLERVVLSRAVRWHLENRILAYNNKTVIFD from the coding sequence ATGAGTAACAGACATTCCGCCACCCTGCTGGTGAGCTGCCCGGACAGCCAGGGCCTGGTCGCTGCCATTGCCAACTTCCTGCTCACCTACAACGCCAACATCCAGCACGCCGACCAGCACCAGGACCCGGTGGAAGGCCTGTTCCTGATGCGCGTGCAGTGGGATCTGGCCGGTTTCAGCCTGCCGATGGAGAACTTCGCCGCTGCCTTTGCGCCGATCGCGGAGAAATACCATATGCAGTGGGAGGTATCGCTGTCGGTGCGCAAGCCGCGCATGGCGATCTTCGTCTCCAAATACGAGCACTGCCTGGTGGACCTGCTGCACCGCTGGAGCATCGGCGAGCTGGATTGCGACATTCCGCTGATCATCTCCAACCACGACGACTGCCGCCGCCTGGCCGAATACCACGGCATTCCCTATCACGTCATCAGCGTGAACAAGGACAACAAGGAACAGGCCGAGGCCGAGCAGTGGGCGCTGCTGGAAGCCGCCGAGGTGGACCTGATCGTACTGGCGCGCTACATGCAGGTGCTGTCGCACAAGTTCGTGGAGCGCTACCCGCACCGCGTCATCAACATCCACCACAGCTTCCTGCCGGCCTTCGACGGCGCCAAGCCCTACCACCGCGCCTTCGCCCGCGGCGTGAAGCTGATCGGCGCCACCAGCCATTACGTTACCGAGATCCTGGATGACGGCCCGATCATCGAGCAGGAAGTCACCCGCATCTCGCACCGCGACGACGTGGAAGACCTGATCCAGAAAGGCCGCGACCTGGAACGCGTGGTACTGTCGCGCGCCGTGCGCTGGCACCTGGAAAACCGCATCCTCGCCTACAACAACAAAACCGTGATCTTCGACTGA
- the folD gene encoding bifunctional methylenetetrahydrofolate dehydrogenase/methenyltetrahydrofolate cyclohydrolase FolD, with translation MAAQLIDGKAVAETLINRVREGVDARVAAGKRAPALAVILVGDDPASGIYVKNKKRSCEKAGIRSVAYDLPGSTSQAELLAIIDELNADDGVDGILVQLPLPKQIDPQLVIERINPKKDVDGFHPYNMGRLAVKMPLLRPCTPRGVMTLLEEYGINPKGKNVVIVGASNIVGRPQALEMLLARATVTVCHSATADLAAEVGRADIVVAAVGIPKFVKAEWLKPGAVVIDVGINRLADGSICGDVDFAPARDIASFITPVPGGVGPMTVATLLQNTLDSANLNA, from the coding sequence ATGGCGGCACAACTAATCGACGGCAAGGCCGTCGCCGAAACCCTGATCAACCGAGTGCGCGAAGGCGTGGATGCCCGTGTGGCAGCCGGCAAGCGCGCCCCGGCCCTGGCCGTGATCCTGGTAGGCGATGACCCGGCCTCCGGCATCTACGTCAAGAACAAGAAGCGTTCCTGCGAAAAGGCCGGCATTCGCTCCGTCGCCTACGACCTGCCGGGCAGCACCAGCCAGGCGGAACTGCTGGCCATCATCGACGAGCTTAACGCCGACGACGGCGTGGACGGCATCCTGGTGCAGCTGCCGCTGCCCAAGCAGATCGACCCGCAGCTGGTGATCGAGCGCATCAACCCGAAGAAGGATGTCGACGGCTTCCACCCGTACAATATGGGCCGCCTGGCGGTGAAAATGCCGCTGCTGCGCCCATGTACCCCGCGCGGCGTGATGACGCTGCTGGAAGAGTACGGCATCAACCCGAAAGGCAAGAACGTGGTGATCGTGGGCGCATCCAACATCGTTGGCCGCCCGCAGGCACTGGAAATGCTGCTGGCACGCGCCACCGTCACCGTGTGCCACAGCGCCACCGCTGACCTCGCCGCCGAAGTTGGCCGCGCCGACATCGTGGTAGCCGCAGTGGGCATTCCCAAGTTCGTGAAGGCCGAATGGCTGAAACCGGGCGCGGTGGTGATCGACGTGGGCATCAACCGCCTGGCCGACGGCAGCATCTGCGGCGACGTGGATTTTGCCCCGGCGCGCGACATCGCCAGCTTCATCACCCCGGTACCGGGCGGTGTCGGCCCGATGACCGTGGCTACCCTGTTGCAGAACACGCTGGATTCGGCCAACCTCAACGCCTGA
- a CDS encoding GntR family transcriptional regulator: MTTLQPIKRQTLTSAVTESLRQRILSGEFADGQQLRQEALSNEYGVSRVPVREALRQLEAEGLIQIIDHKGALVSKLSLDDVLELVEIRAMLESELLRVAIPRQEAADLEVAEATLKEFELALSSNDIRHWGELNSRFHLALYRAAKRPNTLALLEQLHNKTDRYTRMQILLTRTMERAHEEHTKLLDMCRKGAADEAAEFLRFHILSAGHALEAHLKDKEARR, encoded by the coding sequence ATGACCACCCTGCAGCCCATCAAACGTCAGACCCTGACCAGTGCCGTTACCGAATCCTTGCGTCAGCGCATTCTGTCGGGCGAGTTTGCCGATGGGCAGCAGCTGCGTCAGGAAGCGCTGTCCAACGAGTATGGCGTCAGCCGGGTGCCGGTGCGCGAGGCACTGCGCCAGCTGGAGGCGGAAGGGCTGATCCAGATCATCGACCACAAGGGCGCGCTGGTGTCCAAGCTGTCGCTGGACGACGTGCTGGAACTGGTGGAAATCCGCGCCATGCTGGAAAGCGAGCTGCTGCGGGTGGCGATTCCGCGCCAGGAGGCGGCGGACCTGGAGGTGGCGGAGGCGACGCTGAAGGAATTCGAACTGGCGCTGTCCAGCAACGATATCCGCCACTGGGGCGAGCTGAACTCGCGCTTTCACCTGGCGCTGTACCGCGCCGCCAAGCGCCCGAATACCCTGGCGCTGCTGGAACAGCTGCACAACAAGACCGACCGTTACACCCGCATGCAGATCCTGCTGACCCGCACCATGGAACGTGCCCACGAGGAGCACACCAAGCTGCTGGACATGTGCCGCAAGGGCGCGGCGGACGAGGCGGCGGAATTCCTGCGTTTCCATATCCTGTCCGCCGGCCATGCGCTGGAAGCGCACCTGAAGGACAAGGAAGCGCGTCGCTGA
- a CDS encoding c-type cytochrome, protein MKIIHGALCGLLLALLAPSQAATPEDMARQWCASCHNADGNSSSPLIPRLAGQQAGYLAQQLQAMKEHSRSDQSAHDFMWRSGSTLDDAAIAGLSDYFFGQKAAANTAAVDAAQAAAGDRIFHNGIDGKGTSACATCHGQRGEGSESGPRLAAQHAAYVARQLHAFAGSQRPAAAEMQAIVKTLKDEEINALAAYIQTLH, encoded by the coding sequence ATGAAGATCATCCATGGCGCGCTTTGCGGGCTGCTGCTGGCACTGCTGGCGCCCAGCCAGGCCGCCACGCCCGAGGACATGGCCCGCCAGTGGTGCGCCAGCTGTCACAATGCCGACGGCAATAGTTCGTCGCCACTGATTCCGCGCTTGGCGGGACAGCAGGCCGGCTACCTGGCACAGCAGCTGCAGGCAATGAAGGAGCACAGCCGCAGCGACCAGTCGGCGCACGACTTCATGTGGCGTAGCGGCAGCACGCTGGACGATGCCGCTATTGCCGGCCTGAGCGACTACTTCTTCGGCCAGAAAGCGGCGGCCAACACCGCTGCCGTCGATGCGGCGCAGGCCGCGGCTGGCGACCGTATCTTCCACAACGGCATCGACGGCAAGGGCACCTCCGCCTGCGCCACCTGTCACGGCCAGCGCGGCGAAGGCAGTGAAAGCGGGCCGCGCCTGGCCGCCCAGCACGCGGCCTACGTCGCCAGGCAGCTGCACGCGTTTGCCGGCAGCCAGCGCCCGGCAGCGGCGGAGATGCAGGCCATCGTCAAGACACTGAAGGATGAAGAGATCAACGCGCTGGCGGCCTATATCCAGACACTGCACTAG
- a CDS encoding ABC transporter substrate-binding protein → MPRLACLALLLCSALAAAAPPIRIGVSGPFSGGSSPMGLSMRGGIRLAAEDINRSGGVLGRQIQLVERDDRGRPDYAIRVAGELIDKQQVVATVGFANSGVALASQYRYQQASIPAITAVATAHVVTQQFLPPRYAANYVFRVAASDALQAPLIVREALRRGFRRVAVLNDSSNYGQLGQQDLLKALAASGIQPVSVQQFHNGELDMSGALREARTAGAQCILTYTIGPELAQIANTLAQMEWRIPLIGSWTLSMSNFIDNAGPNAEGARMVQTFIEDGNTPLRADFIRRYLQRNPGERIPSPPSAAQGYDSLLLLAAAMQQAGSTDGPRVRAALEDLRQPVAGLITTYRHPFSTSDHEAIKLDIPVIGEVRQRKVVYAYPQDRQRHP, encoded by the coding sequence GTGCCCCGCCTTGCCTGTCTTGCCCTGTTGCTCTGCTCCGCCCTTGCCGCGGCCGCGCCGCCGATACGTATCGGCGTGTCCGGCCCGTTCAGCGGCGGCTCTTCACCGATGGGGCTGAGCATGCGCGGCGGCATCCGCCTGGCGGCGGAAGACATCAACCGCAGCGGCGGCGTGCTGGGGCGGCAGATCCAGCTGGTGGAGCGCGACGACCGCGGCCGCCCGGACTACGCCATCCGCGTGGCCGGCGAGCTGATCGACAAGCAGCAGGTGGTGGCCACGGTGGGCTTTGCCAACAGCGGCGTGGCGCTGGCCTCGCAATACCGCTACCAGCAGGCCAGCATCCCGGCCATTACCGCGGTGGCCACCGCGCACGTAGTGACACAGCAGTTCCTGCCGCCGCGCTATGCGGCCAACTATGTGTTCCGCGTTGCCGCCTCGGATGCGCTGCAGGCACCGCTGATCGTGCGCGAGGCGCTGCGGCGCGGCTTTCGCCGCGTGGCGGTGCTGAACGACAGCAGCAACTACGGCCAGCTGGGGCAGCAGGACCTGCTCAAGGCGCTGGCCGCCAGCGGCATCCAGCCGGTAAGCGTGCAGCAGTTCCACAACGGCGAACTGGACATGAGCGGCGCACTGCGCGAGGCGCGCACTGCCGGCGCGCAGTGCATCCTCACCTACACCATCGGCCCGGAGCTGGCGCAGATCGCCAACACCCTGGCGCAGATGGAATGGCGCATCCCGCTGATCGGCAGCTGGACGCTGTCGATGTCCAACTTCATCGACAACGCCGGCCCCAATGCCGAAGGCGCGCGCATGGTGCAGACCTTCATCGAGGACGGCAACACCCCGCTGCGCGCCGACTTCATCCGCCGCTACCTGCAGCGCAATCCGGGCGAACGCATCCCCTCGCCGCCCTCCGCCGCCCAGGGCTACGACAGCCTGCTGCTGCTGGCTGCCGCCATGCAGCAGGCCGGCAGCACCGACGGCCCCCGGGTGCGTGCCGCGCTGGAAGACCTGCGCCAGCCGGTAGCCGGCCTGATCACCACCTATCGCCACCCGTTCTCCACCAGCGATCACGAGGCCATCAAGCTGGACATTCCGGTAATAGGCGAAGTGCGCCAGCGCAAGGTGGTATACGCCTACCCGCAGGATCGCCAGCGCCATCCCTGA